ATCTTAAAAAAAAACCACCCCATGGCAGGTTTTCATTTTAATTAACAGGAAAGCGTCAGAAAAGGCACACAACTATTACAGAACAATAAAACAATTACACAAAATCAATGCTTTTTGTGTCAATCTTTTAATTTTTTCGTAAGGCAATAAAAAAGCCTCCCGTTTAGGAGAGGCTTGATCTGTATATCCTGAAGGGATTAGAATTTGTAACCTACAGAAACCTGGATTACATTGTTAGTAATTTTTGGTGTTGATCCCACAGGAGATTCTGTATCATTGATATCTGAAAGACCTGCATTATACCTTGCCTGGAAGAAAACTCCCATTGGAAGGTCATATGCAACGCCTCCTGCTAAGCCGAAGTCGATGCTTTTGTAGCCATCTTTCACATCTTCATCATCAGCTTTTGCGCTCATAAGGAAACCTACATAAGGTCCCGCTTCAAGGCTAAGGCCTTCCATGATGTAATATTTCGCAAGGATAGGCACATTGATGTAATTAGTTTTTAAATCATAATCAGCACCAAGAACTTTATACGATGCACCCTGCATAGAAAAAAGTACTTCTGGCTGAACAGAGAAAGTCTCGCTTAACTTAAACTCAGCTACCCCCCTACGTGGAAGCTTGTCAATGAGCCGTCAGTTTCAGCATCTCCGCCCTGGTCAGCAATGTTTAGACCAGCCTTAACACCAAATTTCATGTCTTGTGCCTGAGCTGCAACACCAAAAGCCATCACAGCAAACGCAGATAATAGAATTTTTTTCATTTTGTGTTTAATTTTTATTGTTACTTGTAAAACAAATGTATAAATTTAATTAATAAGAAAAATACCTATAATTGGGTATTTTTATTAAATTCTTGTTAACTTTTATTCCTTCCGAAACTGCGCTTGTAAATAAAAAACCGCCTCAATTGAATATTGAGACGGCTTCATAATTCCTGACAGTATGTCTTAGAATTTGTAAATCATTCCGAAAGTTACACTGCTTAGGTTCAGGTTCAGGTTGAATGTGTCAGTAGATTCTGCTCCGTCAGCGTCAGGCTTGCTTGTGTTGTAGCTAAGTGCTCCAAATGTAGTCTCAAACGCGATATGGTCTGAAACGAAATAGCTGATACCAGGTGCAAGGCCGATACCAAAGCCATTTGTTTTTGCTTCGCCACCAGCAGGAAATTCAGTTTTCGTAGTGTTATAGCCTGCGTTTAACTGACCGAAGAATGAGAATGCCCTTCCCGGAGTTCCGTAGTACCTTGCGAATGCACCGGCTTCAAAACCAGTAGTTTTTGTTTCAGCACCATCAGCGTCAGTATCTTTGCCGCTCCTGAAGCCAAGCTGTGCGCCGATAGCAATGTTTTCGCTTACAAAGTAACCTACCCTTGGAGTAACATTAAAATCAGTGGATTTTACATCACCCGTTTTTTCAGAGCTAAGTCCAAGTGAGCCCGATACAAAAACATCTCCTTTAGCAAAACCGGAAGTAGCGGCCTCATCCTGTGCCTGTGCAAATCCGAATGCAGCCAAAGCTGCTACAGTAAATAATAATTTTTTCATGTGTTAAATAAATTATGGTTATTTGATGTTCATTCTTACAAATTGCATGCCACAATTTTAATAATATTAACAATCCTAATTTCCAGTGATTTAACATTTGTATTATTCTTTGATCAGTGCCTTAACAAGCAAAAAAGCCAAATTCGGGTTAAATTACCAACACCATTTCTACTTTTCCTTACATTTGTTTCAGATTAGGCTTACAAATTATGAGAAGATTGTTTTTAGCGGCAGCACTGCTGCTTTGTGCGCCAATTATGAACGCGCAGACTTACGGCATTAAGGGCGGTGTCAATTTTGCTAACCTGACCGGCAATGATGCTGATGCGTTTGATGGCCTCACCAGCTTTCATATCGGTGCGCTGATGGAATTCAACATTCTTGACCGCATTACGCTGCAGCCGGAATTGCTGTATTCAGTACAGGGCGCGAAGAATGATGGCGAAGAATACAAGCTTAACTATATGACCCTGCCTGTCATGGTTGAATTTGACATTGACGGGTCGCTTAGCCTGCATGCCGGGCCGCAGTTTTCATTACTGGCCAATGAGACGAAGCATGTTGCGCCTAAAGAAGCCAACAATTATGATTTTGGGCTGGCAGCCGGGCTGGAATATGAAATTACAGGCGGACTCTTTATACAGGGCCGCTATGTATGGGGGCAAAGGCAGGTTTTTGAAGATGCCGATGTAAAGAACTCGGTGATACAGTTTTCCTTAGGATTTTATTTTTAAACCCACTTAAACTATTATAACATGAAAAAGATCATTTTTTTATTGACAGCACTGGCGGGCAGTTTTGCCATGCAGGCACAGGGTATTGATTTCGGTATCAAGGCCGGAGCTAACTTTGCCAACTTTACAGGAGGTGACATAAACACTAAGAGCATTACAAATTTCCATGCCGGAGCTGTTGTAGAACTGAACCTTGTACCGGTATTCTCTGTACAGGCCGAAGCGCTTTTCTCTTCGCAGGGTGCAACCTACAAGGATACTGCCCTTGACATTGCAAAAGACATCAACCTGAAGTACGTTTCTGTACCGGTAATGGCAAAATTCTACGTGCTGCCAAAACTTAGCGTTATGGCCGGGCCGCAGTTCTCTTTCCTTGTAGATGATGCCGACGAAGCTTTTGACAGCAAGAAATTTGACCTTGCTGCGAGCGGCGGTGTGGAGCTTAAAGTGATTGCGGGATTGTTTGCTCAGGCGCGTTACAATATCGGCCTTACCAAAGTATCGGACAGCGAATATGCGGGAGATGCCAAGAATGCCGTATTCCAGTTATCATTAGGATATTATTTCTAAAAGTTTTAAATAAAATGTAAAGACCGGTTCTGTCCTTGAGACAAAGCCGGTTTTTTTATGGCATAAATGTTAAATTTAGTATTAAACACTATCCTGATTAGTGCAGTAAAGACTTACTTTTACAAATAGAAACAAGACCAATGAACATACATATCATCAACGGGCCAAACCTCAACCTGCTAGGCACACGGGAACCCGAAATATACGGCGGCCGCACTTTTGAAGACTACCTTGGTGAACTGCGCCAAAAGTTTCCCGGTATTCACCTGACATACTTTCAGAGTAATATCGAGGGCGAACTCATAACAGAAATACAAAGAGCTGGTTTTAACCACAATGGCATCATCCTGAACGCGGGTGCTTATACCCACACGTCCATTGGCATAGCCGATGCCATAAAGGCAGTGACAGCACCCGTTATAGAGGTGCACATCTCTAATACCTTTTCCCGCGAAACCTTCAGGCACCAGTCGTTCCTGTCGCCCGTAGCTACAGGTGTAATCATCGGTTTCGGGCTGAAAGGCTACCAACTCGCAATAGAATCGCTTATACCATAAACGGATGAAAAAATACCTGATGCTTTTATTGTTGCTCGTTAGTACACCCACTTTTGCACAGGTAAAAGGAAGGATCGTAAGCGCTACCGGCGAACCGGTTCCGTTTGCCAGCATCATCGTATCAGGCACCTACAATGGCACCTCATCCAACGAGGACGGGTACTATACGCTGGCGCTATCAGCAAAAGGGAAATACACTATAATTTTCAGGTCCATTGGTTACAAAACAAGGGAAATAACAGTTGATATAGCCAAATTCCCCCACACACTCGATGTAAAACTGCAGGATGAAAAATACCTGCTGGACGAGATTGTGATATCCAATAAGGACGACCGGGCCAAAATGATCATCAGTGAAGCCATAGCGCACCGTGAGGAAAATTCGGCAAAGACAGCAAAATTTGAAGCCGACTTTTATTCCCGTGGCACTTTTAAGGTAAAAGATTTACCGTCAAAAATTTTGGGACAGGAAATAGGCGACCTCGGCGGGTCTGTAGATACTACGGGCAATGGGATACTGTACTTATCGGAAACTGTTTCGAGGGTAAAATATGAAAAGCCCGGCAGGATAAATGAAGTTGTAAAAGCATCGAAAGTCAGTGGCGACGATAACGGTTTTAGCTACAACAATGCCGCGGCAGCCGAGTTTGATTTTTACGAAAATTTCATTCCGTTCGAGGTGAGCGTGGTTTCCCCCATTGCAGATAACGCTTTCAACTACTACGATTACAAGCTTGAGAATTGTTTTTACGATACCGATGAGCACCTCATCAGCAAGATAAAGGTTTCGCCAAAAGAAAAGAATGAAGCTGCGGTAAAAGGTTACATTTATATAGTGGAGGATACCTGGGAACTTTATGCCACCGACTTCATGCTAAAAGGCAGCCAGATAGAACAGCCGTTGCTGGATTCCCTGAATATTAAGCAGAGTTTTGGGTATAATGCCAAAGAAAAGCTGTGGACCAAGAATGTAC
Above is a genomic segment from Flavobacterium album containing:
- the aroQ gene encoding type II 3-dehydroquinate dehydratase, whose product is MNIHIINGPNLNLLGTREPEIYGGRTFEDYLGELRQKFPGIHLTYFQSNIEGELITEIQRAGFNHNGIILNAGAYTHTSIGIADAIKAVTAPVIEVHISNTFSRETFRHQSFLSPVATGVIIGFGLKGYQLAIESLIP
- a CDS encoding porin family protein, with protein sequence MKKIIFLLTALAGSFAMQAQGIDFGIKAGANFANFTGGDINTKSITNFHAGAVVELNLVPVFSVQAEALFSSQGATYKDTALDIAKDINLKYVSVPVMAKFYVLPKLSVMAGPQFSFLVDDADEAFDSKKFDLAASGGVELKVIAGLFAQARYNIGLTKVSDSEYAGDAKNAVFQLSLGYYF
- a CDS encoding outer membrane beta-barrel protein, with the translated sequence MKKLLFTVAALAAFGFAQAQDEAATSGFAKGDVFVSGSLGLSSEKTGDVKSTDFNVTPRVGYFVSENIAIGAQLGFRSGKDTDADGAETKTTGFEAGAFARYYGTPGRAFSFFGQLNAGYNTTKTEFPAGGEAKTNGFGIGLAPGISYFVSDHIAFETTFGALSYNTSKPDADGAESTDTFNLNLNLSSVTFGMIYKF
- a CDS encoding porin family protein, which produces MRRLFLAAALLLCAPIMNAQTYGIKGGVNFANLTGNDADAFDGLTSFHIGALMEFNILDRITLQPELLYSVQGAKNDGEEYKLNYMTLPVMVEFDIDGSLSLHAGPQFSLLANETKHVAPKEANNYDFGLAAGLEYEITGGLFIQGRYVWGQRQVFEDADVKNSVIQFSLGFYF